In a single window of the Pseudoxanthomonas sp. F37 genome:
- a CDS encoding ligand-binding sensor domain-containing diguanylate cyclase, with translation MAMLCPPAQALDPSKSFHHYVRNHWSLEQGLPQLSVLAIAQDRPGYLWFGTQAGLSRFDGVRFTNFDLDNTPGLPSTWIQALHTDRAGRLWIGTPQGLAVREGHRVRTLPVAPGERDVVEVLALTADAAGRLLVATRRGVMVVANDRLEMLHALPEGGALALHVDRGGTLWVGGRGRVHAFDASGERVLALPAGATTAHVVALAQHDGRVWAGTEAGLFVLSGRQWQRHGEVAAASGGILALREDRDGVLWASTRDALYRFRSGRLLERIRGEGPLAEIRAFYEDRESNLWLGSNNEGVSRAWNGWTRRYSRAEGLLQPLLWSTAQGSDGRVWAGSDDGVSVLENGRFRLVVPGPALPHPAAYSLLPEHGQTWIGTRDGAALYRGGRVQHPRMLDALDAAQVNGIVRDRSGRLWFAASTGLYRWDGGERLRRYGTEAGLRDVRVRVLLETRDGRLLVGTQSGLYEFTDERLVAIPLTGTGLDAPHIVALHELAGGQWVVGALSEELMLVFDGQRWTRLDKTRGIPANAPFFFAEDGNDFLWVAGLRGIYRVRITDLLAATGDPAVRVPARTLLNERGDRHGGQKGDCCNGAGNSRGFMADNALWLPTRDGLVVMATDQPLANDYVPESVIERVQVRGQWRAADPAAAWSLPRDTRDLRFEFTTLSFQASDHIDIRYRLKGYDEDWKLLDDPHQRSATYTNLPAGRYVFEVLGTNNSGVSGRAPATQAFTIAPYFYESAWFYLLLAMALGVLVLLSNRWVLRRHHNRRLALERLVQQRTRDLQQANRQLEAISLTDPLTSLHNRRYLARQLPADIAYYLRTPKFAAGVDVLAFVLLDIDHFKSINDGHGHQAGDHVLQTVAHRLRMLSREGDYVVRWGGEEFLMVFRPMPRHELHALGRRICTAIASEPVEVAGARLQVTASLGLVGYPPFAEVPDLLGWEQLVSLADRALYEVKAQGRNGWALYEAVPSAPPLPDDEHVRRDPGELVRRGHLALRGPYHPPAPLPSPPGSG, from the coding sequence ATGGCGATGCTTTGCCCGCCGGCGCAGGCACTGGACCCCTCCAAGTCGTTCCACCACTACGTGCGCAACCACTGGAGCCTGGAGCAGGGCCTGCCCCAGCTCAGCGTACTGGCCATCGCACAGGACCGGCCCGGCTACCTCTGGTTCGGCACACAGGCCGGCCTGAGCCGCTTCGACGGCGTGCGCTTCACCAACTTCGACCTGGACAACACGCCCGGACTGCCCAGCACCTGGATCCAGGCCCTGCACACCGACCGTGCCGGTCGCCTGTGGATCGGCACGCCCCAGGGCCTGGCGGTGCGCGAGGGCCACCGCGTGCGGACGCTACCGGTGGCACCGGGCGAGCGCGACGTGGTCGAGGTGCTGGCCCTGACCGCGGATGCCGCAGGCCGGCTGCTGGTGGCGACACGCCGCGGCGTGATGGTGGTCGCCAACGACCGGCTGGAGATGCTGCACGCCCTCCCGGAGGGCGGCGCCCTGGCGCTGCACGTGGATCGGGGCGGCACGCTCTGGGTGGGCGGCCGGGGCCGCGTGCACGCCTTCGATGCCAGCGGCGAACGCGTGCTGGCGTTGCCTGCGGGCGCGACGACCGCCCACGTGGTGGCGCTGGCGCAGCACGATGGACGGGTGTGGGCGGGCACCGAGGCGGGGCTGTTCGTGCTGTCGGGGCGCCAGTGGCAGCGCCATGGCGAAGTGGCGGCGGCCAGCGGGGGCATCCTCGCCCTGCGCGAGGATCGCGACGGCGTCCTGTGGGCCAGCACCCGCGATGCGCTCTACCGCTTCCGCAGCGGCCGGCTGCTCGAACGGATCCGCGGCGAGGGTCCGTTGGCCGAGATCCGCGCCTTCTACGAAGACCGCGAATCCAACCTGTGGCTGGGCAGCAACAACGAAGGCGTCAGCCGTGCCTGGAACGGCTGGACGCGGCGCTACAGCCGCGCGGAGGGACTGCTGCAGCCCTTGCTCTGGTCCACCGCACAGGGCTCCGACGGCCGCGTGTGGGCGGGCAGCGACGACGGCGTCAGCGTGCTGGAGAACGGCCGCTTCCGCCTGGTCGTGCCCGGCCCGGCGTTGCCGCATCCGGCCGCCTACAGCCTGCTGCCGGAGCACGGGCAGACATGGATCGGCACGCGCGATGGCGCCGCGCTCTATCGCGGTGGCCGCGTGCAGCACCCGCGCATGCTGGATGCGCTGGACGCCGCGCAGGTGAACGGCATCGTGCGCGACCGCAGCGGCCGGCTGTGGTTCGCCGCCAGCACAGGACTGTACCGCTGGGACGGCGGCGAGCGGCTGCGCCGCTATGGCACGGAAGCCGGCCTGCGCGACGTGCGCGTGCGCGTGCTGCTGGAGACCCGCGACGGCCGCTTGCTGGTGGGCACGCAGAGCGGCCTTTACGAATTCACCGACGAGCGCCTGGTCGCCATCCCGCTGACCGGCACCGGACTGGATGCGCCCCACATCGTCGCCCTGCACGAACTGGCCGGCGGCCAATGGGTGGTGGGTGCGTTGTCCGAGGAACTGATGCTGGTGTTCGATGGGCAGCGCTGGACGCGGCTGGACAAGACGCGCGGCATACCGGCCAACGCACCGTTCTTCTTCGCCGAGGACGGCAACGACTTCCTCTGGGTCGCCGGGCTGCGCGGCATCTACCGGGTGCGGATCACCGACCTGCTGGCCGCCACCGGGGACCCTGCCGTGCGCGTCCCCGCACGCACGCTGCTGAACGAGCGGGGCGACCGCCATGGCGGGCAGAAGGGCGACTGCTGCAACGGCGCCGGCAACAGCCGCGGCTTCATGGCCGACAACGCACTGTGGCTGCCCACGCGCGATGGCCTGGTGGTGATGGCGACCGACCAGCCCCTGGCCAACGACTACGTGCCCGAATCGGTGATCGAACGGGTGCAGGTACGCGGCCAATGGCGGGCCGCCGATCCGGCCGCGGCCTGGTCGCTGCCGCGCGACACGCGCGATCTGCGCTTCGAGTTCACCACGCTCAGCTTCCAGGCCTCCGACCATATCGACATCCGTTACCGCCTGAAGGGCTACGACGAAGACTGGAAGCTGCTGGACGACCCGCACCAGCGCAGCGCCACCTACACCAACCTGCCGGCCGGCCGTTACGTGTTCGAAGTGCTCGGCACCAACAACAGCGGCGTCTCCGGGCGCGCGCCGGCCACCCAGGCGTTCACCATCGCGCCCTACTTCTACGAAAGCGCCTGGTTCTACCTGCTGCTGGCGATGGCGCTGGGGGTGCTGGTGCTGCTGTCCAACCGCTGGGTGCTGCGCCGCCACCACAACCGCCGGCTGGCGCTGGAGCGCCTGGTGCAGCAGCGCACGCGGGACCTGCAGCAGGCCAACCGCCAGCTGGAAGCGATCAGCCTGACCGATCCGCTGACCAGCCTGCACAACCGCCGCTACCTCGCGCGCCAGTTGCCGGCGGACATCGCCTACTACCTGCGCACGCCCAAGTTCGCCGCCGGCGTGGACGTGCTGGCCTTCGTGCTGCTGGACATCGATCACTTCAAGTCGATCAACGACGGCCATGGCCACCAGGCCGGCGACCACGTGCTGCAGACCGTCGCGCACCGCCTGCGCATGCTCTCGCGCGAGGGCGACTACGTGGTCCGCTGGGGCGGCGAGGAATTCCTGATGGTGTTCCGGCCCATGCCGCGGCACGAACTGCACGCCCTGGGCCGCCGCATCTGCACCGCCATCGCCAGCGAGCCGGTGGAGGTGGCCGGCGCGCGCCTGCAGGTGACGGCTTCGCTGGGCCTGGTGGGCTATCCGCCGTTCGCCGAGGTGCCCGACCTGCTGGGCTGGGAGCAACTGGTATCGCTGGCGGACCGCGCCCTGTACGAGGTCAAGGCGCAGGGCCGCAACGGCTGGGCGCTGTACGAAGCCGTACCGTCGGCCCCGCCGCTGCCCGATGACGAGCACGTGCGCCGCGACCCCGGCGAACTGGTCCGCCGCGGCCACCTGGCATTGCGCGGCCCCTACCATCCGCCAGCGCCTTTGCCGAGCCCGCCGGGTTCCGGTTGA
- a CDS encoding helix-turn-helix transcriptional regulator: MKLNAERIRTLREQRAWSQEHLATVAGLSARTLQRIEGGSAASPETCLALATALEVPLSLIAGVQPPADVSAGPALDKSPRAMSSWLTPAALLLCMVVWFGYSIGKDMAERDNRATADCNRDGSVCEPSHRDAGAR, translated from the coding sequence ATGAAACTGAATGCCGAACGGATCCGAACCCTGAGGGAACAGCGCGCGTGGTCGCAGGAACATCTGGCGACGGTCGCCGGGCTGAGTGCTCGCACCCTGCAACGTATCGAAGGCGGTTCGGCGGCATCTCCGGAAACGTGTCTGGCCTTGGCGACAGCTTTGGAGGTGCCGTTGAGTCTTATCGCCGGAGTTCAGCCGCCCGCCGACGTCTCTGCCGGGCCCGCGCTGGACAAGTCGCCGAGGGCCATGTCTTCATGGCTCACGCCCGCAGCGCTGCTTCTGTGCATGGTGGTCTGGTTCGGGTACTCCATCGGCAAGGACATGGCCGAGCGTGACAACCGGGCGACAGCTGACTGTAATCGGGACGGTTCGGTGTGCGAGCCGTCCCACCGCGATGCTGGCGCTCGATAA
- a CDS encoding nucleotide pyrophosphohydrolase, which produces MNLHDLEKLALRLNELYEQLEIKRYGRVWSTEELALGFVGDVGDLAKLIQANAGVRHIDDCKGKLGHELSDCLWSIIVLAHKCGIDLQAEFVRNLTDLSEHVSRELGADAGAT; this is translated from the coding sequence ATGAATCTTCACGACCTTGAGAAGTTGGCCCTGCGCCTGAACGAGCTCTATGAGCAGCTTGAGATCAAACGTTATGGTCGCGTCTGGAGTACGGAGGAACTCGCACTCGGGTTCGTGGGAGATGTAGGCGATCTGGCGAAGCTGATCCAGGCGAATGCCGGCGTCCGGCATATCGATGACTGCAAAGGCAAGCTGGGCCACGAGCTGTCGGACTGCCTGTGGTCGATCATCGTTCTGGCGCACAAGTGCGGCATCGACTTGCAGGCCGAGTTCGTCAGGAATCTCACCGACCTGTCCGAGCACGTCTCCCGCGAACTGGGTGCAGATGCAGGTGCCACCTGA
- a CDS encoding L-serine ammonia-lyase codes for MAVSTFDLFKIGIGPSSSHTVGPMRAAARFVARWLVDGGRLQDVARIRAEVFGSLALTGRGHGTDKAVLMGLEGHYPNEIDPDIIPPALERIRAGKRILLSGTHPVAFDEKRDLLMNKRQKLPYHTNGMRFTAYDANDEVIATRDYYSVGGGFVVNQDDAAVDRIVADETPLPYPFKSGDELLAQCQRSGLSIAALMFENEKAWRSEDGIRDGLRAIWNAMQSCMARGIREEGTLPGGLHVARRAPALHRELSSKPEAAMRDPLTVLDWVNLYALAVNEENAAGGRVVTAPTNGAAGIIPAVLHYYDRFCPGNSEQRVFDFLLTAAAIGILYKENASISGAEVGCQGEVGVACSMAAGGLVAALGGTPSQIENAAEIGMEHNLGLTCDPIGGLVQIPCIERNAMGAVKAINASRMAMRGDGKHKVSLDKVIKTMRDTGRDMQDKYKETSRGGLAVNVIEC; via the coding sequence ATGGCAGTCAGTACGTTCGACCTGTTCAAGATCGGCATCGGTCCCAGTTCATCGCATACGGTGGGTCCGATGCGCGCGGCCGCGCGCTTCGTCGCGCGCTGGCTGGTCGACGGCGGGCGCCTGCAGGACGTGGCGCGCATCCGCGCCGAAGTCTTCGGTTCGCTCGCCCTGACCGGCCGTGGGCACGGCACCGACAAGGCGGTGCTGATGGGCCTGGAAGGCCACTACCCCAACGAGATCGACCCCGACATCATCCCGCCCGCGCTGGAGCGCATCCGCGCCGGCAAGCGCATCCTGCTGAGCGGCACCCACCCGGTCGCGTTCGACGAGAAGCGCGACCTGCTGATGAACAAGCGGCAGAAGCTGCCGTACCACACCAACGGCATGCGCTTCACCGCGTACGACGCCAACGACGAGGTGATCGCCACGCGCGATTACTACTCGGTCGGCGGCGGCTTCGTGGTCAACCAGGACGACGCGGCGGTGGACCGCATCGTCGCCGACGAGACGCCGCTGCCGTATCCGTTCAAGAGCGGCGACGAGTTGCTGGCGCAGTGCCAGCGCAGTGGATTGAGCATCGCGGCGCTGATGTTCGAGAACGAGAAGGCCTGGCGCAGCGAGGACGGGATCCGCGACGGCCTGCGCGCGATCTGGAACGCCATGCAGTCGTGCATGGCGCGCGGCATCCGCGAGGAAGGCACCCTGCCCGGCGGCCTGCACGTCGCCCGCCGCGCGCCCGCGCTGCATCGCGAACTGTCCAGCAAGCCGGAGGCCGCCATGCGCGATCCGCTGACGGTGCTGGACTGGGTGAACCTGTACGCGCTGGCGGTGAACGAGGAGAACGCCGCCGGCGGCCGCGTGGTCACCGCGCCCACCAACGGCGCGGCCGGCATCATTCCGGCGGTGCTGCACTACTACGACCGCTTCTGCCCCGGCAACAGCGAGCAGCGCGTGTTCGACTTCCTGCTGACCGCAGCGGCCATCGGGATCCTCTACAAGGAGAACGCCAGCATCAGCGGCGCCGAGGTCGGCTGCCAGGGCGAGGTGGGTGTGGCGTGTTCGATGGCCGCCGGCGGACTGGTCGCGGCGCTGGGCGGCACGCCGAGCCAGATCGAGAACGCGGCCGAGATCGGGATGGAACACAACCTGGGCCTGACCTGCGACCCGATCGGCGGCCTGGTGCAGATCCCGTGCATCGAGCGCAACGCGATGGGCGCGGTGAAGGCCATCAACGCCAGCCGCATGGCGATGCGCGGCGACGGCAAGCACAAGGTCTCGTTGGACAAGGTCATCAAGACCATGCGCGACACCGGCCGCGACATGCAGGACAAGTACAAGGAAACCAGCCGGGGTGGGTTGGCTGTCAATGTGATCGAGTGCTAG
- a CDS encoding glutaredoxin family protein, whose product MPLILYQRDDCHLCDLALDVLAQARVPEFESVFIDQDEAMEVRYGTRVPVLQRSDTGEELDWPFSAERVTAWLS is encoded by the coding sequence ATGCCCCTGATCCTCTACCAACGCGACGACTGCCACCTGTGCGACCTGGCGCTCGACGTGCTCGCGCAGGCGCGGGTTCCCGAGTTCGAGAGCGTGTTCATCGACCAGGACGAAGCGATGGAAGTGCGTTACGGCACCCGCGTTCCCGTGCTGCAGCGCAGCGACACCGGCGAGGAACTGGACTGGCCGTTCAGCGCCGAACGCGTGACGGCCTGGCTGTCGTGA